A section of the Microbacterium sp. MM2322 genome encodes:
- a CDS encoding TadE/TadG family type IV pilus assembly protein has protein sequence MRRLLSDERGSTPVEFVLVGVLLTVLTLGVLQLALAVYVRNVVHDAAVEGAYHAALADVDTEAGAVRARDIVERAVGGDFVESATAADSRTLGYDTVSVTVTTRLPLVGLLGVPHGWEVTVHAPAENFD, from the coding sequence ATGCGGCGGCTGCTCTCCGACGAGCGCGGATCGACTCCGGTCGAATTCGTGCTCGTCGGTGTGCTGCTGACCGTTCTCACGCTCGGCGTCTTGCAGCTGGCGCTCGCGGTCTACGTCCGAAACGTCGTGCACGACGCCGCGGTCGAGGGCGCCTATCACGCCGCCTTAGCCGACGTCGACACGGAGGCGGGAGCCGTGCGGGCACGCGACATCGTCGAACGCGCCGTAGGTGGCGACTTCGTCGAAAGCGCGACGGCTGCAGACTCGCGAACGCTCGGTTACGACACGGTGTCGGTGACCGTGACGACGCGACTTCCGTTGGTCGGGCTCCTCGGCGTGCCGCACGGGTGGGAGGTGACTGTTCATGCTCCTGCGGAGAACTTCGATTGA
- a CDS encoding helix-turn-helix domain-containing protein produces MPSPANKTAPETEARIVDLVRSGATRSAVAREVGVNPSTVSRVVRETEGLEFARIGAGSSGTPEAAAKARGYRSEYMRTRREQIADKLLDAAERSADRAKTEEDPRRLASLMQAADASMRAYSNVTKPDAITTEQEAMRGALSIFEKFSVNAEVLTGSVLPPVRPGLIQE; encoded by the coding sequence ATGCCTAGTCCTGCAAACAAGACAGCGCCGGAGACCGAAGCGCGGATCGTCGACCTCGTGCGGTCCGGCGCGACTCGGAGCGCCGTGGCGCGTGAGGTCGGGGTGAACCCGTCGACGGTCTCGCGCGTTGTCCGTGAAACCGAAGGTCTGGAGTTCGCCCGGATCGGGGCGGGTTCGTCCGGCACTCCGGAGGCGGCAGCGAAGGCCCGCGGATACCGGTCGGAGTACATGCGCACCCGGCGCGAGCAGATCGCGGACAAGCTTCTGGACGCGGCCGAGCGCTCGGCTGACCGGGCGAAGACAGAGGAGGATCCTCGGCGGCTGGCATCGCTGATGCAGGCGGCGGATGCGTCCATGCGGGCGTACTCCAACGTGACCAAGCCGGATGCGATCACGACGGAGCAGGAGGCGATGCGTGGTGCGCTTTCGATATTTGAGAAGTTCAGCGTCAACGCGGAGGTCCTGACCGGGTCCGTCCTGCCGCCGGTGCGCCCGGGGCTGATCCAGGAATAG
- a CDS encoding pilus assembly protein TadG-related protein, with product MIRRDEEGSVLLLTLGYAVLALVLVFVTVDATSLYLAQKRTQAAADAAALAGADGFTLEVIEGEPRAELSDRGVREQAEAIVSAEQDVSLVSASTPDGVSARVVVSTRWRPPISTLFVPDGVPLEATATSRTALD from the coding sequence ATGATCCGGCGCGACGAGGAGGGCAGCGTCCTCCTGCTGACACTCGGGTATGCCGTGCTCGCGCTCGTCCTTGTGTTCGTCACGGTCGATGCGACGAGTCTGTACCTCGCGCAGAAGCGTACGCAGGCAGCAGCGGATGCCGCGGCCCTGGCGGGAGCAGACGGTTTCACACTCGAGGTCATCGAGGGCGAGCCGCGCGCCGAGCTCAGCGACCGAGGGGTGCGAGAGCAGGCGGAGGCGATCGTCTCGGCCGAGCAGGATGTGAGCCTGGTGTCGGCGAGCACGCCCGACGGGGTGTCGGCCCGCGTGGTCGTCAGCACCCGCTGGCGTCCACCGATTTCGACCCTCTTCGTACCCGACGGCGTCCCCCTCGAAGCCACAGCGACCAGTCGCACGGCGCTGGACTAG
- a CDS encoding type II secretion system F family protein encodes MTTVLGVTLAAGILLTLAPWLWPPRPRRIEATRSDGAAARLLQSAGFSHATTGHLASVSLAAAALAGAIIWLITALPAFAAVAAIAGFFAPAGWLRGRARRLQKSRRQLWPDVCDLLVASVRSGMSLPDAVSALGEVGPPSLRPAFAAFSSDVSASGHFDSSALRLKARLADPVADRILEALRMARQVGGTELTSVLRALSASVRAEAALRAEIEARQSWIRGAAVLGVVAPWVILGLLALRPEGATAYSSAEGVAVILIGAAVSVVAFRLMVGIGRLPEPRRWFA; translated from the coding sequence ATGACGACGGTCCTCGGTGTCACGCTGGCTGCCGGCATCCTGCTCACCCTGGCTCCGTGGCTCTGGCCACCGCGACCTCGGCGCATCGAGGCGACGCGCAGCGATGGAGCCGCTGCGCGCCTGTTGCAGAGTGCCGGATTCAGCCACGCGACGACGGGGCACCTCGCCTCGGTGAGCCTCGCGGCCGCCGCCCTCGCGGGCGCCATCATCTGGCTCATCACTGCGCTCCCGGCTTTCGCCGCTGTCGCGGCCATCGCCGGATTCTTCGCACCGGCGGGATGGCTCCGGGGGCGCGCGCGACGACTGCAGAAGAGCCGGCGCCAGCTGTGGCCCGATGTCTGCGACCTTCTCGTCGCCTCCGTTCGTTCGGGGATGTCGCTCCCGGACGCGGTTTCGGCGCTCGGGGAAGTGGGGCCACCCTCACTGCGTCCTGCCTTCGCTGCGTTCTCGTCGGACGTCTCTGCATCCGGGCATTTCGACTCGAGTGCGCTGCGTCTCAAAGCGCGCCTCGCCGATCCCGTGGCCGACCGGATCCTCGAGGCACTGCGGATGGCGCGCCAGGTGGGTGGGACCGAGCTGACCAGCGTCCTTCGCGCCCTGTCCGCGTCGGTGCGTGCCGAGGCGGCCCTCCGGGCCGAAATCGAAGCCAGGCAGTCCTGGATCCGTGGGGCGGCGGTCCTCGGCGTGGTGGCGCCGTGGGTGATTCTCGGGCTGCTCGCCCTCCGTCCGGAGGGTGCTACGGCCTACAGCAGCGCAGAGGGCGTCGCGGTCATCCTCATCGGCGCCGCGGTGTCGGTGGTGGCCTTCCGGCTGATGGTCGGCATCGGACGCCTTCCGGAACCCCGGCGGTGGTTCGCATGA
- a CDS encoding TadE family protein: MLLRRTSIEGLADDERGSAALEFIVGGVILLVPIVYLVVTLGIIQSHTMGVEAASRHVARAVASAESVEDADERAAAVLDSLAREYDIDEESLDVDVSCVGTTVVCPAAGAIVRVTVSSSVPLPLVPPVLGLDESARVGVESSSVQKVSRYWRDE; encoded by the coding sequence ATGCTCCTGCGGAGAACTTCGATTGAGGGACTCGCCGATGACGAGCGTGGGTCTGCCGCCCTCGAGTTCATCGTCGGCGGGGTGATTCTGCTCGTGCCGATCGTGTACCTGGTCGTGACTCTCGGGATCATCCAGTCCCACACCATGGGGGTGGAAGCAGCGTCACGCCATGTCGCCCGGGCTGTCGCATCAGCCGAGAGCGTCGAAGACGCCGATGAGCGGGCCGCTGCGGTCCTGGACTCGCTTGCGCGAGAGTACGACATCGACGAAGAGTCGCTGGATGTGGACGTCTCGTGCGTGGGCACGACCGTTGTCTGTCCCGCGGCCGGCGCCATCGTGCGGGTGACCGTGAGTTCATCTGTCCCGCTTCCTCTGGTGCCGCCCGTGCTCGGGCTCGACGAATCGGCTCGCGTGGGAGTCGAATCGTCCTCCGTCCAGAAGGTCTCGCGGTACTGGAGGGACGAATGA
- a CDS encoding DUF4062 domain-containing protein, whose amino-acid sequence MGVAQQMSICLEQNPNALAETPHHRIPLIDSLRFVPGDRREQVFVSSTYLDLREERQSVIQALLIAGCIPAGMELFPAGNDEKWRLIQRVINECDYYVLVIGGKYGSLDPTTELSYTEMEFDYAESIGKPIMAFLHGEPGKLSGEQIELDAERREKLDAFRAKVEAARVVKYWNTSAELPGHVALALMETREHYPAEGWVRASQAMTPEQKTEIAELRARVAELAQEAEAKDKRAAIAGDLAQGDDLYSFKFVVTGFRLEDLDPDGDPRWDADQYNWTISVPTSWNKILQLVGPTLLHESSEPELSKVLEAHARRLWRENTDGIRPQYFVSSLSLRL is encoded by the coding sequence ATGGGCGTCGCACAACAGATGTCGATCTGTCTGGAGCAGAACCCGAATGCCCTGGCGGAAACTCCTCATCACCGGATCCCGCTTATCGATAGTCTTCGTTTCGTGCCTGGGGATCGTCGCGAGCAAGTCTTCGTCAGTTCTACCTACCTTGACTTGCGGGAGGAGCGTCAGTCGGTTATTCAAGCCCTGCTAATCGCTGGATGCATCCCGGCGGGCATGGAGCTGTTCCCGGCTGGCAATGACGAGAAGTGGCGACTGATCCAGCGAGTCATCAACGAGTGCGACTACTACGTTCTCGTGATCGGTGGTAAGTACGGTTCGCTGGATCCGACAACCGAACTGAGCTACACGGAGATGGAGTTCGATTACGCGGAATCCATAGGCAAACCGATCATGGCGTTCCTCCACGGAGAGCCGGGGAAGCTGAGCGGAGAGCAGATCGAGCTCGATGCTGAGCGGCGGGAGAAGCTCGACGCGTTCCGTGCGAAGGTCGAGGCCGCACGGGTGGTGAAGTATTGGAATACTTCTGCCGAGCTACCAGGCCACGTTGCGCTCGCCCTGATGGAGACCCGCGAACATTACCCAGCGGAGGGGTGGGTCCGGGCCAGCCAAGCGATGACGCCCGAACAGAAGACGGAGATCGCTGAGCTTCGCGCTCGCGTAGCTGAGCTTGCCCAAGAAGCTGAGGCAAAGGATAAACGAGCTGCGATCGCGGGGGATCTGGCGCAAGGTGACGACTTGTACTCGTTCAAATTCGTCGTCACCGGATTCCGGTTGGAGGATCTCGACCCTGACGGCGACCCGCGGTGGGATGCCGACCAGTACAACTGGACGATCTCGGTTCCCACATCGTGGAACAAGATTTTGCAGCTGGTGGGTCCGACACTGCTCCACGAGTCGAGCGAGCCGGAGCTCAGCAAAGTGCTAGAAGCGCACGCACGTCGACTTTGGCGCGAGAACACTGATGGTATCCGACCTCAATATTTCGTAAGCAGTCTCAGCCTGCGACTTTGA
- a CDS encoding AAA family ATPase, whose product MVKLSAEALEAMVTDSPNASLTHALYWAERGWPVFPLAPNDKLPLFPNPHRNAKGPDGKPIQCEGQCGLLGHGVKDATRDPEKIRRMFAGRPDANVGGATTGRIVIDVDYQHDGTRVESLPTTRVHLSGRGNGNEHLIYLMGGAVGQTLTQGKLAQGVDLKAGPNAYVVLPGSTHPETGRPYTVADDGVEEHPLTDDEVAAVWAEYGAPLPGSRRAQAPASGSPSPSRDLLAPGGPRESSKVLNALRNPPERGKGVTNDWLATVAGHYARLHRENREFYEVEVGRAIAMVDPDYEDANKTIESIWNTEHSKEGDHAFAVAQRVQAKLVEHDAKAAFGRALAELDPAPPFDLGTLEDVLARPEQEQYRIKGLMLADGFTSIVAQRKTGKTTFNLNMADAMLTGRDFLGRFPVVPVDGNIAILNYEVSGHQLGLWADKVGVDRKRLILVNLRGRRNPLSHEQDRAELAARLRAYDVESMFVDPFSRAFYGESQQDNTQVQAFLNDLDVFARSEVGARDVVLNVHAGWNGNRSRGASALEDHPDSIVWLRKSDEDTENGPRYLSALGRDVDVDEDQLAFDPSTQRLSLTGFGSRLQARREQKTTALEGPILGVIRQDPGLNTSAIEKRLRELQVRFQKGDVNQALNQMAQTGSVRRERGQFGAVLNYPAGQTLGIANGGVRNDF is encoded by the coding sequence ATGGTGAAGCTGTCCGCGGAAGCCCTCGAAGCGATGGTGACCGATTCGCCCAACGCTTCCTTGACACATGCCCTGTACTGGGCGGAGCGGGGGTGGCCGGTCTTCCCACTTGCTCCGAATGACAAACTCCCCCTGTTCCCAAACCCCCACCGGAACGCGAAGGGCCCCGACGGCAAGCCCATCCAGTGTGAGGGCCAGTGCGGTCTGCTGGGCCACGGCGTCAAGGACGCGACCCGTGACCCCGAGAAGATCCGGCGTATGTTCGCGGGTCGTCCGGACGCCAACGTAGGCGGCGCGACCACCGGCCGCATCGTCATCGACGTCGACTATCAGCACGACGGCACCAGGGTCGAATCGCTACCCACCACCCGCGTGCACCTCAGCGGTCGCGGGAACGGCAACGAGCACCTCATCTACCTCATGGGCGGAGCCGTCGGGCAGACGCTCACGCAGGGCAAGCTCGCCCAGGGCGTGGACCTGAAGGCAGGGCCGAACGCCTACGTCGTGCTCCCCGGATCCACCCACCCCGAGACCGGCCGCCCTTACACCGTGGCCGACGACGGCGTTGAGGAGCACCCGCTCACCGACGATGAGGTCGCGGCGGTCTGGGCCGAGTACGGTGCACCGCTGCCGGGGTCGCGGCGGGCGCAGGCACCCGCGTCGGGGTCTCCATCGCCTTCCCGTGACCTTCTCGCCCCCGGTGGGCCCAGGGAGTCGTCGAAGGTTCTCAACGCTCTCCGGAACCCGCCCGAGCGCGGGAAGGGCGTCACCAACGACTGGCTCGCGACGGTGGCCGGCCATTACGCCCGCCTGCACCGAGAGAACCGCGAGTTCTACGAGGTTGAGGTCGGGCGAGCCATCGCGATGGTTGACCCGGACTACGAGGACGCGAACAAGACCATCGAGTCCATCTGGAACACGGAGCACTCGAAGGAAGGGGACCACGCCTTTGCGGTCGCCCAGCGGGTCCAAGCGAAGCTCGTCGAGCACGATGCGAAAGCCGCGTTCGGTCGGGCGTTGGCAGAACTCGACCCGGCCCCGCCGTTCGACCTCGGCACCCTCGAGGACGTGCTCGCCCGGCCCGAACAGGAGCAGTACCGCATCAAGGGTCTGATGCTGGCGGACGGGTTCACTTCGATCGTCGCCCAGCGGAAGACCGGCAAAACCACCTTCAACCTGAACATGGCCGACGCGATGCTCACCGGCCGGGACTTCCTCGGTCGGTTCCCGGTGGTACCCGTCGACGGCAATATCGCGATCCTCAACTACGAGGTGAGCGGGCACCAGCTGGGGTTATGGGCCGACAAGGTGGGTGTGGACCGGAAGCGTCTCATCCTCGTGAACCTCCGTGGTCGCCGGAACCCTCTCAGTCACGAGCAGGACCGCGCGGAGCTGGCCGCGCGGCTTCGCGCCTACGACGTCGAGTCCATGTTCGTCGACCCTTTCAGCCGTGCGTTCTACGGGGAGAGTCAGCAGGACAACACGCAGGTGCAGGCGTTCCTGAACGACCTGGACGTGTTTGCCCGCTCTGAGGTGGGCGCTCGTGACGTGGTCCTGAATGTCCACGCGGGGTGGAACGGCAACAGGTCTCGCGGGGCCTCAGCGCTGGAGGACCACCCCGATTCGATCGTCTGGCTCCGCAAGAGCGACGAAGACACCGAGAACGGCCCGCGGTACCTGTCGGCGCTCGGCCGCGATGTCGACGTCGACGAAGACCAGCTGGCATTCGACCCATCGACACAGCGACTATCCCTCACCGGGTTCGGATCAAGACTGCAAGCCAGGCGCGAGCAGAAGACCACCGCCCTCGAAGGGCCGATCCTCGGCGTGATCCGACAGGACCCGGGCCTGAACACATCCGCCATCGAAAAGCGCCTACGCGAACTGCAAGTGCGTTTCCAGAAGGGCGACGTGAACCAGGCGCTGAACCAGATGGCGCAGACCGGCAGCGTGCGGCGTGAGAGGGGCCAGTTCGGGGCGGTTCTGAACTACCCGGCGGGGCAGACCCTCGGCATCGCGAACGGGGGTGTCAGAAATGACTTCTGA
- a CDS encoding MFS transporter translates to MTDRPDSASAREVLWRFGPMVYAPTVLFAIGEGAVLPLIPILAGNLGADVALSALIASMLVVGQLVGNLPAGWAVARAGERVTMIGAGSLALVVAVSAAILPSLPVFAAAVFLIGFCAAAFGLARHSFMTTRVPVLFRARALSLLGGTFRLGMFAGPFIAAALIGLFGDERATIWFFAVCLVALIALVTLGPDPEKQFAAERSVRSHEAEDSGEPVTGSIPVAERVGVFRTMWAHRRVLSRVGLAAACLSAVRSARQVVLPLWGVSIGLDAQTIALVVGVSGALDFALFYASGQVMDRFGRLWAALPAMVLMGSGFLALSITHDGSSAEMWFALFAAVLGVGNGLSSGILLTIGADLAPKDNPAPFLGSWRTLTDAGGATTPLIVTGITAISSLSFAAGAVGIIGLLGAVAFVRWLPRFVPHVRD, encoded by the coding sequence ATGACCGACCGACCCGACTCTGCAAGCGCCCGCGAGGTGCTGTGGCGATTCGGCCCCATGGTTTATGCGCCGACCGTGCTTTTCGCGATCGGCGAGGGGGCGGTGCTCCCCCTCATCCCGATCCTCGCGGGAAACCTCGGCGCGGACGTCGCGCTTTCCGCGCTCATCGCCTCGATGTTGGTTGTCGGTCAGCTCGTCGGCAATCTGCCCGCGGGATGGGCTGTCGCGCGAGCGGGCGAGCGAGTCACGATGATCGGCGCCGGTTCGCTGGCTCTCGTCGTGGCTGTGTCAGCGGCGATCCTCCCCTCGCTCCCTGTGTTCGCGGCGGCGGTCTTCCTCATCGGGTTCTGCGCCGCCGCATTCGGGCTGGCGCGCCATTCGTTCATGACCACGCGGGTCCCCGTCCTGTTCCGAGCGCGGGCGCTGTCGCTGCTGGGCGGGACGTTCCGTCTCGGGATGTTCGCGGGACCGTTCATCGCGGCCGCCCTGATCGGTCTGTTCGGCGACGAGCGGGCGACCATCTGGTTCTTCGCCGTCTGCCTCGTGGCCCTCATCGCTCTCGTGACGCTCGGCCCGGACCCGGAGAAGCAGTTCGCAGCCGAGCGATCGGTCCGAAGCCACGAGGCGGAGGACTCGGGAGAGCCGGTGACCGGATCCATCCCGGTCGCTGAACGGGTGGGCGTCTTCCGGACGATGTGGGCGCACCGGCGGGTGCTGTCGCGAGTCGGTCTGGCCGCCGCATGCCTGTCCGCGGTGCGATCGGCCCGGCAGGTCGTGCTGCCGCTCTGGGGCGTGTCCATCGGCCTCGATGCACAAACCATCGCGCTCGTCGTCGGCGTCTCGGGCGCACTCGACTTCGCCCTCTTCTATGCAAGCGGCCAGGTGATGGATCGGTTCGGCCGCCTGTGGGCCGCGCTCCCCGCAATGGTGTTGATGGGAAGCGGGTTCCTCGCCCTCTCGATCACTCACGACGGCTCGAGCGCCGAGATGTGGTTCGCCCTGTTCGCTGCCGTCCTGGGCGTCGGGAACGGTCTGTCGAGCGGCATCCTGCTGACGATCGGCGCCGATCTCGCGCCGAAGGACAACCCGGCGCCGTTCCTCGGTTCGTGGCGGACGTTGACGGATGCCGGCGGTGCGACCACCCCGCTCATCGTGACCGGCATCACCGCGATCTCGTCGCTGTCCTTCGCCGCCGGGGCGGTCGGGATCATCGGCCTCCTGGGTGCCGTCGCCTTCGTGCGATGGCTCCCGAGGTTCGTCCCGCACGTCCGAGACTGA
- a CDS encoding AbiJ-NTD4 domain-containing protein — translation MPSFSERHGYKEVRTLIQREGLDEDTRRELWNLLAVLPGEFDGMYRDATERQVTEAVWIWHFKKNRDEKPSTATTWRHIKAAIYEEEWNEVFDLLECLLKHWERHETSESGPLRKALSRALNDLFQANLVGYRLIGQEITPVDSNAEAEAITSALSDSEVVAGARHSLDRAVELLADRTTPDYPNSIKESISAVEAIVKKITAEGTLGAGLKKLEAAGLTIHPALKGAWSQMYGWTSDADGIRHAGVEAANADQALAKYMLVTCSAFVSYLVVEGNKVGLL, via the coding sequence ATGCCTTCCTTCTCCGAGCGCCACGGATACAAGGAGGTCCGAACGCTCATCCAGCGGGAAGGCCTCGACGAGGACACCCGTCGGGAGTTGTGGAATCTTCTCGCGGTCCTGCCGGGAGAGTTCGACGGAATGTACAGGGACGCCACTGAGAGACAGGTTACGGAAGCTGTCTGGATCTGGCACTTCAAGAAGAACCGGGACGAGAAGCCTTCCACTGCGACGACTTGGCGCCACATCAAGGCCGCAATCTATGAGGAGGAATGGAACGAAGTTTTCGATCTGCTCGAGTGCTTGCTCAAGCACTGGGAGCGGCACGAGACGTCAGAATCCGGGCCGCTGCGAAAAGCACTCTCGCGCGCGCTTAACGACCTATTCCAGGCGAACCTCGTTGGTTATCGACTCATCGGACAGGAGATCACACCGGTCGACTCGAACGCAGAAGCTGAAGCGATTACAAGCGCACTCTCCGACTCTGAGGTTGTCGCCGGTGCCCGCCACTCACTTGATCGGGCGGTCGAGCTCCTCGCCGATCGGACCACGCCTGACTACCCGAACTCCATCAAAGAGTCCATCTCCGCAGTTGAAGCGATCGTCAAGAAGATCACCGCCGAGGGAACCCTCGGCGCCGGGCTCAAGAAGCTTGAGGCTGCTGGCCTGACCATTCACCCAGCTCTGAAGGGCGCGTGGTCTCAGATGTACGGTTGGACGTCGGACGCGGACGGCATTCGTCATGCGGGCGTCGAAGCCGCCAACGCGGACCAGGCGCTCGCGAAATACATGCTCGTCACCTGCTCCGCGTTCGTCTCCTACCTAGTGGTCGAGGGGAACAAGGTCGGGTTGCTTTAA
- a CDS encoding type II secretion system F family protein, with amino-acid sequence MSGLTELALAIVLGGAFAAGLVLVSTRIPRLAAPTLSRRIAPYLRDVADPRGLTPLASVSGDWRARRDRLIASLGGAARIEHRLRQAGWTQDAASFRARQLTWVVVGALLGGIVLVVLALAGRLTPGAALLPPVTALSAAAVLDVRLTSAARRRRARVEEELPTLLEFLSLCLAAGEGLRDALRRVGEIGTGELTVEIRRAVLDSGTGSNLSDALLDLGRRLDVPALSRALEHLVAAIDRGAPLAGVLQAQAGDAREDAKRSLIEQAGKKEIAMLLPARLGCI; translated from the coding sequence ATGAGCGGCCTGACCGAACTGGCATTGGCGATCGTCCTCGGTGGTGCTTTCGCCGCGGGACTCGTCCTCGTGTCCACGCGTATCCCACGCCTCGCGGCGCCGACGCTGTCCCGCCGCATCGCCCCGTACCTTCGTGACGTCGCGGATCCGCGGGGGCTCACACCACTGGCATCCGTCTCCGGAGACTGGCGTGCCCGCCGAGACCGCCTCATCGCCTCGCTCGGTGGGGCGGCACGCATCGAGCATCGGCTTCGTCAGGCCGGATGGACTCAGGATGCCGCTTCATTCCGCGCACGCCAGCTCACCTGGGTCGTGGTGGGCGCCCTTCTCGGCGGCATCGTGCTGGTTGTTCTCGCCCTCGCCGGGCGACTCACACCCGGCGCGGCCCTTCTCCCACCGGTGACGGCTCTCTCCGCGGCCGCCGTGCTCGACGTCCGCCTCACCTCCGCGGCTCGGCGCCGTCGGGCTCGCGTCGAAGAAGAGCTGCCGACGCTCCTCGAGTTCCTGTCCCTGTGCCTGGCCGCGGGGGAGGGCCTCCGCGACGCCCTCCGGCGCGTGGGCGAGATCGGCACGGGCGAGCTCACCGTCGAGATCCGACGTGCTGTGCTCGACAGCGGAACCGGCTCGAACCTCTCGGATGCGCTCCTCGACCTCGGACGGCGCCTCGATGTGCCGGCGTTGTCCCGTGCGCTCGAGCACCTCGTCGCGGCGATCGATCGCGGCGCCCCCCTTGCGGGCGTCTTGCAGGCCCAGGCCGGCGACGCGCGCGAGGACGCCAAGCGTTCACTCATCGAGCAGGCAGGGAAGAAGGAGATCGCGATGCTCCTCCCTGCTCGGTTGGGTTGCATCTGA
- a CDS encoding recombinase family protein, protein MSSKKRAAIYARVSTEMQVDNTSLPEQREVCEAAIRMRGWELVDSYVDEGLSGKDDTRPAWRQMLQDARDGKIDAVVVAKLDRFARKAGDAIRETDRLSDMGVDLVVVKEQIDMSTPAGRAMRTMLAGFAEFEADTIVARTTAGQRAKGRAGGWVGSKPPFGWRLEGTKRDARPVPDEREREVLRAMHRLFVKERLTTGEVADRLNEAGLRPRLAAAWSYQTVRQVVRNATLWTGETEWGAVTGQSHRPHAHSTKVNRDGTAKWGETVKIDLGDPVFTRQEWQALQRAVNRKSSGSPSAPQRQMLTGRLFGSCEFDQHYDGVTTKSRPHPFYKCAGRRYRSAETPRCSCPQLRGPEVDEAVWRELSSVLANPDRLELLAKQWLELDDDADLAGDEPMIAALRKQENTLERAIGRARDLYLMADDPAEALQTMERLKADLADVRGRLEAMTAVAERRVDQARRITDVAALAERARGRLENAPLALRREVVELLDVRVMVSDVVRGVPQTMTIHGVLDPSMFLPDEKPAEQGRSSRSSSCCCR, encoded by the coding sequence ATGAGCTCCAAGAAGCGGGCCGCCATCTACGCGCGCGTCAGCACCGAGATGCAGGTCGACAACACTTCGCTGCCCGAGCAGCGCGAGGTCTGCGAGGCCGCGATCCGCATGCGGGGCTGGGAACTGGTCGACTCGTACGTCGACGAGGGGCTTTCGGGGAAGGACGACACCCGCCCGGCGTGGCGTCAGATGCTTCAGGACGCTCGCGACGGCAAGATCGACGCGGTCGTGGTCGCCAAGCTGGACCGCTTCGCCCGGAAGGCCGGGGATGCGATCCGCGAGACCGACCGTCTGTCCGACATGGGCGTCGACCTGGTCGTGGTCAAGGAACAGATCGATATGTCCACTCCGGCGGGTCGCGCCATGCGGACGATGCTCGCCGGTTTCGCCGAGTTCGAGGCGGACACCATCGTCGCCCGCACCACGGCGGGGCAACGGGCGAAGGGCCGCGCCGGTGGGTGGGTTGGGTCGAAGCCACCTTTCGGCTGGCGACTGGAGGGCACCAAGCGTGACGCGCGCCCGGTGCCTGATGAGCGCGAACGCGAGGTGCTGCGCGCCATGCACAGGCTGTTCGTGAAGGAGCGCCTGACTACTGGCGAGGTGGCCGACCGGCTCAACGAGGCGGGGCTTCGCCCGCGTCTCGCGGCAGCGTGGAGCTACCAGACCGTCAGGCAGGTGGTCCGCAACGCGACCCTGTGGACGGGGGAGACCGAATGGGGTGCGGTGACCGGGCAGAGCCACCGACCGCACGCCCACTCCACGAAGGTGAACCGCGACGGGACCGCCAAGTGGGGCGAGACCGTCAAGATCGACCTCGGCGACCCTGTGTTCACCCGGCAGGAGTGGCAGGCGCTCCAGCGGGCGGTGAACCGTAAGTCGAGCGGCAGCCCCTCGGCGCCCCAGCGGCAGATGCTGACGGGGCGGCTGTTCGGGTCGTGCGAGTTCGACCAGCACTACGACGGCGTAACTACGAAGAGTCGTCCGCACCCGTTTTACAAGTGTGCGGGGCGCCGGTACCGGTCCGCCGAGACGCCCCGCTGCTCCTGTCCCCAGCTGCGCGGGCCGGAGGTGGACGAGGCGGTGTGGCGCGAGTTGTCGTCGGTGCTCGCCAATCCGGACCGCCTCGAGCTGCTGGCGAAGCAGTGGCTGGAACTCGACGACGACGCCGACCTAGCGGGGGATGAACCGATGATCGCCGCGCTGCGGAAGCAGGAGAACACCCTCGAGCGCGCCATCGGTCGCGCTCGGGACCTGTACCTGATGGCGGACGATCCGGCCGAAGCGCTGCAGACGATGGAGCGGCTGAAGGCCGACCTCGCCGACGTGCGCGGTCGCCTCGAGGCGATGACCGCGGTCGCGGAGCGGCGCGTCGACCAGGCCCGTCGGATCACGGACGTGGCCGCGCTGGCGGAGCGTGCCCGTGGCCGACTCGAAAACGCTCCGCTCGCGCTCCGGCGTGAGGTCGTCGAACTGCTCGACGTTCGCGTCATGGTGTCGGACGTGGTCCGTGGCGTGCCGCAGACGATGACCATTCATGGGGTGCTGGACCCGTCGATGTTCCTGCCGGATGAGAAGCCAGCCGAGCAGGGACGCTCTTCCCGATCGTCTTCCTGCTGTTGCCGATGA